A region from the Acyrthosiphon pisum isolate AL4f chromosome A1, pea_aphid_22Mar2018_4r6ur, whole genome shotgun sequence genome encodes:
- the LOC100168795 gene encoding glycerol kinase-like, with protein sequence MNLSRLYNVFNAEKAKVSLVGAVVVDTNDVGFYTFRANCNEVLKSHQVAVKDLDTSREGWSEQDPMTMLRAVDECIFNTTSPGGMVMGTRVVAVGIANNRGSVVAWNRRTGEPLCNVILWSDSRAAAMVDEYLRTNDKYRFQGVCGLPFSPYFSAFKIKWLLVNNVKVMSAYRSGDCYFGTIDSWLLWNITGGKNGGVFATDSSNASYTFLMNINTLKWDKLLLKFFGISEKFLPTIKTSSEVFGNIFEGHLIDTPVSGIIGNRQAALIGQKCFRSGLTKGILDKSGSIFTITGEDKVFSKNGLLTTIAYRLDSRPIFALEGPIASAGYTIDWVKKCLNVKETECLALKTKDKLQNEVYLVPAFNGLYAPHWRHEARSVLVGANEFTVNDDILKAAMKSVCFQTQDIVEALNDDLKMSIDKIQIDGYLSDDGLIMQYLSDITNSQIEVAKYKNGVALGAAMAAGYAPEINVWNALCMPGDNGVIYQPKMTVDERKIRLFDWRRALRRSYDWIDYNNSLDHFWLTVSITSGVIFLGGYLILKK encoded by the exons ATGAACTTGTCACGACTGTATAACGTGTTCAACGCAGAAAAAGCGAAAGTATCATTGGTCGGCGCGGTAGTGGTGGACACGAACGACGTGGGATTTTACACGTTTAGGGCTAACTGCAACGAAGTGTTAAAGTCGCATCAGGTGGCTGTCAAGGACTTGGACACGTCGCGGGAAGGATGGTCGGAGCAGGACCCGATGACCATGCTGAGAGCCGTAGATGAATGCATCTTCAACACGACGAGCCCGGGTGGAATGGTTATGGGTACGCGCGTGGTCGCTGTGGGCATAGCTAACAACCGGGGTTCAGTGGTGGCGTGGAACAGGCGTACCGGTGAACCGCTTTGCAACGTGATACTGTGGTCGGACAGCCGGGCGGCCGCCATGGTGGACGAGTACCTGAGGACCAACGATAAGTACCGGTTTCAGGGGGTGTGTGGCCTGCCGTTCAGCCCCTACTTCAGCGCGTTCAAAATCAAGTGGCTACTGGTCAACAATGTTAAGGTAATGTCGGCCTATCGGAGCGGTGACTGTTACTTTGGTACAATCGATTCTTGGCTGTTATGGAACATAACCGGTGGCAAGAACG gtGGAGTATTTGCCACTGACTCTTCAAACGCctcgtatacatttttaatgaacattAATACGTTGAAATGGGATAAACTTCTGTTAAAATTCTTCGGTATTTCCGAAAAATTTCTCCCGACAATAAAAACCAGTTCTGAAGTGTTCGGAAACATTTTTGAAGGACATCTTATTGATACGCCAGTATCTGGTATAATTGGAAATCGCCAAGCCGCTCTAATCGGCCAAAAATGCTTTCGAAGTGGTCTTACGAAAGGTATACTCGATAAAAGTGGTTCGATTTTCACGATCACTGGGGAAGATAAAGTTTTCTCAAAAAATGGATTACTCACAACGATCGCGTATCGATTGGATTCGAGACCGATATTTGCATTAGAAGGTCCAATCGCTTCAGCAGGATATACCATAGATtgggtaaaaaaatgtttgaatgtcAAAGAAACTGAATGCTTGGCTCTTAAGACAAaagataaattacaaaatgaagTATACTTGGTTCCGGCATTTAATG gtTTGTATGCTCCGCACTGGCGACATGAAGCTCGGAGTGTTCTAGTTGGAGCTAATGAATTTACTGTTAATGATGACATTTTAAAAGCAGCCATGAAATCAGTGTGCTTTCAAACTCAAGATATTGTTGAAGCTTTAAATGACGACCTAAAAATGTCTATagacaaaatacaaattgatGGTTACTTATCAGATGATGGATTGATTATGCAATACCTATCTGATATAACAAACTCTCAAATTGAAGTTGCAAAGTACAAAAATGGGGTTGCATTGGGCGCAGCTATGGCGGCTGGTTACGCACCTGAAATAAACGTCTGGAACGCTCTGTGTATGCCAGGAGACAATGGTGTGATTTACCAACCAAAGATGACGGTCGATGAACGGAAAATTAGATTGTTTGATTGGAGAAGGGCCTTGCGGAGAAGCTACGACTGgattgattataataacagtttggATCATTTTTGGTTGACAGTGTCTATTACAAGTGGAGTAATATTCTTAGGAGGTTATTtaatcctaaaaaaataa